One window from the genome of Macaca fascicularis isolate 582-1 chromosome 7, T2T-MFA8v1.1 encodes:
- the LOC135964419 gene encoding elongation factor-like GTPase 1: MVLNSLDKMIHLQKNTANIRNICVLAHVDHGKTTLTDCLISSNGIICSRLAGKQTWNEWQTDKIVKNKKKKKEVTM; encoded by the exons ATGGTGCTCAACAGTTTGGATAAGATGATTCATCTCCAGAAAAACACTGCCAACATCAGGAATATTTGTGTTTTGGCTCACGTTGACCATG GAAAAACTACTCTGACTGACTGTCTTATATCTAGCAATGGAATCATCTGCAGCCGCCTAGCAGGCAAG CAAACATGGAATGAATGGCAAACTGATAAAAttgtcaaaaataagaaaaagaaaaaagaagtcacaatgtaa